The window CGTGTCCCCCTCCCTCAGTCGCTCCACATACTTGGCGATGATATCCACCTCCAGATTCACCGTATCCCCGGGCCTCCGCACACCGAGGGTGGTGTTCTCCAGCGTATATCTTACCAGCGAGACACCGAACGAGGTAGAATTACATTGTACCACAGTCAGGCTCACCCCATCCACCGCGATGAAGCCCTTCTCAACCACATACCTCATTATCTCCGGACGTGCTTCAAATTTCAAGAGGAG of the Dehalococcoidia bacterium genome contains:
- a CDS encoding riboflavin synthase encodes the protein RTNLGALHSGDGVNLERPLAVGGRFGGHFVQGHVDGVGRVHSVTPQGGALLLKFEARPEIMRYVVEKGFIAVDGVSLTVVQCNSTSFGVSLVRYTLENTTLGVRRPGDTVNLEVDIIAKYVERLREGDTGITKEFLAEHGFLA